In bacterium, the following proteins share a genomic window:
- a CDS encoding ribonuclease HII has translation MADYDRERSRDGRLLLGGVDEAGRGCWAGPVVAAAVVLPAGWAPVGLDDSKKLSPARREALYTEIRAGALAWTACAISAPEIDSTDILRATLRAMSRAVARLRLTPDLLLVDGNQLPTVSIPAESIVRGDGTSAAIAAASIIAKVLRDRVMVAWDRHYPGYGFAAHKGYGAAAHREAIERLGPCVLHRYSYEPLASRGQGRLF, from the coding sequence CTGGCGGACTACGACCGCGAGCGCTCGCGGGACGGCCGCCTGCTGCTGGGTGGAGTCGACGAAGCGGGGCGCGGCTGCTGGGCTGGCCCCGTCGTCGCCGCCGCCGTGGTGCTGCCCGCCGGCTGGGCCCCCGTCGGCCTGGACGACAGCAAGAAGCTGTCGCCCGCCCGCCGCGAGGCTCTCTACACCGAGATCCGCGCCGGCGCGCTGGCCTGGACCGCCTGTGCCATCAGTGCGCCCGAGATCGACAGCACCGACATCCTGCGCGCCACCCTGCGGGCCATGTCCCGCGCGGTGGCGCGCCTGCGTCTGACGCCCGACCTTCTCCTGGTCGACGGCAACCAGCTCCCCACTGTATCCATTCCCGCCGAATCCATCGTCCGCGGCGACGGCACCAGCGCCGCCATCGCGGCGGCCTCCATCATCGCCAAGGTGCTGCGCGACCGCGTGATGGTCGCGTGGGACAGGCACTATCCCGGTTACGGATTCGCGGCGCACAAGGGGTACGGCGCGGCTGCGCATCGCGAGGCGATCGAGCGGTTGGGGCCTTGTGTGTTGCATCGGTATTCTTATGAGCCGTTGGCTTCTCGGGGGCAGGGGCGGTTGTTCTGA
- the rplS gene encoding 50S ribosomal protein L19 — MNIVDKMRAENLRTDLPDFAIGDTVNVGVRIVEGNKTRTQNFIGVVIARSGAGMEATVMVRKMSGGVAVERIFPVQSPNVESISVKKKGRIRRAKLYYLRGRTGRSARIREARR, encoded by the coding sequence ATGAACATCGTGGACAAGATGCGCGCCGAGAACCTGCGCACCGACCTGCCCGACTTCGCGATCGGTGACACCGTGAACGTCGGCGTGCGCATCGTTGAAGGCAACAAGACGCGCACGCAGAACTTCATCGGTGTCGTGATCGCGCGTTCGGGCGCCGGCATGGAGGCGACGGTCATGGTGCGGAAGATGTCCGGCGGCGTGGCCGTCGAGCGTATCTTCCCGGTCCAGTCGCCGAACGTCGAGTCGATCTCGGTGAAGAAGAAGGGCCGCATCCGCCGCGCCAAGCTGTACTACCTGCGTGGCCGCACCGGCCGCAGCGCCCGCATCCGCGAAGCGCGTCGGTAG
- the trmD gene encoding tRNA (guanosine(37)-N1)-methyltransferase TrmD has product MSSETEPDDGLDVGKGNSQAPVIRVLTLFPEMVRAVLATSIPGRAERQGQVRYEVTDIRDFAVDKHRTVDDTAYGGGAGMIMMAPPVVEAVEKVRQREDATVILTTPQGETFSEKLTLELLADLQAKGELILVCGRYKGIDERARELVVTREVSIGDYVLSGGELPALVVVDAIVRRLPGVLHDEDSAANDSFTADREGGLDCAWYTKPPVYRGLDVPEVLMSGHHANIEDWRRRQAAERTRARRPELATAPAEVPKKQKKRD; this is encoded by the coding sequence ATGTCCAGCGAGACTGAGCCGGACGACGGTCTGGACGTCGGCAAGGGGAACAGCCAGGCACCGGTCATCCGCGTGCTGACGCTCTTCCCGGAGATGGTCCGCGCGGTGCTGGCCACCAGCATCCCGGGCCGCGCCGAACGGCAGGGGCAGGTTCGCTACGAAGTCACCGACATCCGTGACTTCGCCGTGGACAAGCACCGTACCGTCGACGACACCGCCTACGGAGGCGGGGCCGGCATGATCATGATGGCGCCGCCCGTGGTCGAGGCGGTGGAGAAGGTCCGGCAGCGTGAAGACGCCACCGTGATCCTGACCACGCCGCAGGGCGAGACGTTCAGCGAAAAGCTGACGCTCGAACTGCTGGCGGACCTGCAGGCCAAGGGCGAACTGATCCTGGTCTGCGGGCGGTACAAGGGCATCGACGAGCGCGCCCGCGAACTGGTCGTCACGCGCGAAGTCAGCATCGGCGACTACGTCCTTTCGGGGGGCGAGCTGCCGGCGCTGGTGGTGGTCGACGCGATCGTCCGGCGACTGCCGGGAGTCTTGCACGACGAGGATTCGGCGGCGAACGACAGCTTCACCGCCGACCGCGAAGGCGGCCTCGACTGCGCCTGGTACACGAAGCCCCCGGTCTACCGGGGCCTGGACGTACCCGAGGTGTTGATGTCGGGTCACCACGCGAACATAGAGGATTGGCGCCGGCGGCAGGCCGCCGAGCGCACGCGGGCACGACGGCCGGAACTGGCCACCGCCCCCGCCGAAGTGCCGAAGAAGCAGAAGAAGCGCGACTGA
- a CDS encoding KH domain-containing protein: MLELISYVVVNLVSHPAEVTVDILRRQDRDVYQVKVNPEDLGRVIGKGGQTARALRVLLTAVSARTDQRIGLDIVE, from the coding sequence GTGCTCGAACTCATCTCCTATGTGGTGGTCAACCTGGTGAGCCACCCCGCGGAAGTGACGGTGGACATCCTGCGCAGGCAGGACCGCGACGTGTATCAGGTCAAGGTGAACCCTGAGGACCTGGGTCGCGTGATCGGCAAGGGCGGTCAGACCGCCCGTGCGCTGCGGGTGCTGCTGACGGCAGTCAGCGCCCGGACCGATCAGCGCATCGGCCTGGACATCGTCGAATAG
- the rpsP gene encoding 30S ribosomal protein S16, with translation MSTTIRLTRMGRKKRPFYRLVAVDHRKRRDGAYLANLGYYNPFTDPFDVKLHTDEIITWLSRGATVSETARNLLKGEGILYRYSLVKQGVDAAEIEARVTTWKQGAEAGEAKRVQEKTARLAKAAAEKKAAEEAEAKAKAEAEAAAKAAEEAEAKAKADEEAAAAAAEGEATEQPAEGDS, from the coding sequence GTGTCCACAACGATTCGTTTGACGCGCATGGGGCGCAAGAAGAGGCCGTTCTATCGTCTGGTCGCGGTCGATCACCGCAAGCGGCGCGACGGCGCCTACCTGGCCAATCTCGGCTACTACAATCCTTTCACGGATCCGTTCGATGTGAAGCTGCACACCGACGAGATCATCACCTGGTTGAGCCGCGGCGCCACGGTTTCCGAAACCGCGCGCAACCTGCTCAAGGGTGAAGGCATCCTCTATCGCTACTCGCTGGTGAAGCAGGGCGTGGATGCCGCCGAGATCGAGGCCCGCGTGACGACCTGGAAGCAGGGCGCCGAGGCCGGCGAAGCCAAGCGCGTGCAGGAGAAGACCGCGCGCCTCGCCAAGGCCGCCGCCGAGAAGAAGGCCGCCGAGGAAGCCGAAGCCAAGGCCAAGGCCGAGGCTGAGGCCGCTGCGAAGGCCGCCGAGGAGGCCGAGGCCAAGGCCAAGGCCGACGAGGAAGCCGCCGCTGCCGCCGCTGAAGGCGAAGCGACCGAGCAACCCGCGGAAGGCGACAGTTGA
- the ffh gene encoding signal recognition particle protein — protein MRAASRRAGSKERGPRAGTPFCRDRPPGPCAGAPKTDQTGKKTVFQDLTRRLDATLKKLSGADRLTEDNVKEALREVRLALLEADVNYNVAKNLIANIREKALGQDVLGSLTPAQQVVGIVNQELTKLLGGHASELNLDAAKAKNKGMTVVMVMGLQGSGKTTFCGKLALRMKKEGRVPMLVACDIYRPAAIDQLHVIGDSIGVLVHSDREKKNPSQIAKLGQRRARDNGCDVLIIDTAGRLHIDDALMGELEAIQQMVPSDESLLVLDAMTGQEAVNIAGTFAKRLNFDGVVLTKLDGDARGGAALSVLEVTGKPVKLCGVGEKLEDLEVFHPDRMAGRILGMGDVLTLIEQAQDKMDQATAEHLAGRFAQGEFSLEDFQSQIKQMKKMGPLKGVLKMLPGVDGDMLDKAKVDDKQFNQVDAIINSMTVKERRQPDIINGSRRKRIANGSGTTVSQVNKLLKQYRDMRRMMRDINAAGGLEAFGKKVFKA, from the coding sequence ATGCGCGCAGCGTCCCGGCGGGCTGGCTCGAAAGAGCGGGGCCCTCGGGCGGGCACGCCCTTTTGCCGTGACCGGCCCCCGGGGCCGTGCGCGGGTGCGCCCAAGACCGACCAGACAGGAAAAAAGACCGTGTTCCAGGACCTGACCAGACGCCTCGACGCCACGCTGAAGAAGCTGTCCGGCGCCGACCGTCTGACCGAGGACAACGTCAAGGAAGCGCTCCGCGAGGTGCGCCTGGCGCTGCTCGAGGCCGACGTCAACTACAACGTCGCCAAGAACCTGATCGCGAACATCCGCGAGAAGGCCCTCGGCCAGGACGTCCTGGGCAGCCTTACGCCGGCGCAGCAGGTCGTGGGCATCGTCAACCAGGAGCTGACGAAGCTGCTGGGCGGCCACGCCAGCGAACTGAACCTGGACGCGGCCAAGGCGAAGAACAAGGGCATGACCGTGGTCATGGTCATGGGCCTGCAGGGCTCGGGCAAGACCACCTTCTGCGGCAAGCTGGCGCTGCGCATGAAGAAGGAAGGCCGCGTGCCCATGCTGGTCGCGTGCGATATCTATCGCCCCGCGGCCATCGACCAGCTGCACGTGATCGGCGACAGCATCGGCGTGCTGGTGCACAGCGATCGCGAGAAGAAGAACCCGTCGCAGATCGCCAAGCTGGGGCAGCGGCGCGCGCGTGACAACGGCTGCGACGTGCTGATCATCGACACCGCGGGTCGCCTGCACATCGACGACGCCCTCATGGGCGAGCTCGAGGCGATCCAGCAGATGGTGCCTTCGGACGAGAGCCTGCTCGTGCTCGACGCGATGACCGGCCAGGAAGCCGTGAACATCGCCGGCACGTTCGCCAAGCGCCTGAACTTCGACGGCGTGGTGCTGACCAAGCTCGACGGCGACGCGCGCGGCGGCGCGGCGCTCAGCGTCCTGGAAGTGACCGGCAAGCCGGTCAAGCTCTGCGGCGTGGGCGAGAAGCTGGAGGACCTCGAGGTCTTCCACCCCGACCGCATGGCCGGGCGCATCCTTGGCATGGGCGATGTGCTCACGCTCATCGAGCAGGCCCAGGACAAGATGGACCAGGCCACGGCCGAGCACCTGGCCGGGCGGTTTGCGCAGGGCGAGTTCTCGCTGGAGGACTTCCAGTCGCAGATCAAGCAGATGAAGAAGATGGGGCCGCTCAAGGGCGTGCTCAAGATGCTGCCGGGTGTCGACGGCGACATGCTCGACAAGGCCAAGGTGGACGACAAGCAGTTCAACCAGGTCGACGCGATCATCAACTCGATGACCGTCAAGGAGCGCCGCCAGCCCGACATCATCAACGGTTCGCGGCGCAAGCGCATCGCGAACGGAAGCGGCACCACGGTGTCGCAGGTCAACAAGCTGCTCAAGCAGTATCGCGATATGCGGCGGATGATGCGCGACATCAACGCTGCAGGCGGCCTTGAGGCCTTCGGCAAGAAGGTGTTCAAGGCCTAA
- a CDS encoding right-handed parallel beta-helix repeat-containing protein, with protein sequence MRSRYKCLAALAALLLAASPLTAATWRVELNGSGDFTDIQPAVDAAAAGDTIRIRPGRFATFHPIGLPGYFDEVIVLIRKPNLTFIGAGKNVTRIGPTSAYVPYAKAPRAFFSLSPNNFKLRDLTVENVCLLVFASNYVDIEGCTFNAPDHRIICISIYDSAARVESCEFTLYGALGVLFNGPSSGAVINACQFLGTGNSNPVNCSFGPRNVSVSGCNVTNGGFVFYDATGSVANCTFVNGIAKALHVDMPTSNILLNSVTIEGGAEVGLSILGSGRVTAEGLVIAGTTTAAITTSARSYLSVRNSSILPASGWAVYANVSSGWPTHTLDLTNNNWGVTDAAAIDAMIWDHHDDPNNPCTVIYQPYVGQPVSIESTTWGGLKSLWR encoded by the coding sequence ATGCGATCGCGATACAAATGCCTGGCTGCCTTGGCGGCACTTCTTCTGGCGGCATCCCCGCTGACGGCGGCAACGTGGCGTGTGGAACTGAACGGTAGCGGCGACTTCACCGACATTCAACCCGCAGTGGACGCTGCGGCGGCCGGCGATACGATTCGCATCAGGCCGGGGCGCTTCGCGACGTTCCATCCCATTGGCCTGCCTGGGTACTTTGACGAAGTCATTGTCTTGATCAGAAAACCCAATCTGACGTTCATTGGCGCGGGCAAGAACGTAACGAGAATTGGGCCGACGTCTGCTTATGTCCCCTATGCGAAGGCGCCACGTGCGTTCTTTTCGCTTTCGCCAAACAATTTCAAGCTAAGAGACCTGACAGTCGAGAATGTCTGTCTGCTCGTGTTTGCCAGCAACTATGTGGACATTGAGGGCTGTACTTTCAATGCTCCGGATCATCGGATAATTTGTATTTCGATTTATGACTCTGCGGCGCGCGTTGAGTCGTGCGAGTTCACGCTGTATGGTGCGCTCGGTGTTCTATTTAATGGTCCGAGTTCAGGTGCCGTCATCAATGCCTGCCAGTTCTTGGGAACCGGCAACAGCAATCCCGTCAACTGCTCATTTGGCCCCCGAAATGTCAGCGTATCCGGTTGCAATGTCACGAATGGTGGCTTCGTGTTCTATGACGCGACTGGGTCGGTTGCGAACTGTACGTTCGTAAACGGGATCGCGAAGGCGCTCCACGTCGACATGCCGACTTCGAATATCTTGCTCAACAGTGTCACCATTGAAGGAGGTGCGGAAGTGGGGCTTTCAATCCTCGGTAGCGGCAGGGTGACGGCTGAAGGGCTCGTGATAGCCGGTACGACCACTGCCGCGATCACAACTTCCGCGCGTAGCTATTTGTCCGTCCGCAATTCGAGCATTCTTCCTGCGTCCGGATGGGCCGTGTACGCCAATGTGTCTTCAGGCTGGCCAACCCACACCCTGGATCTCACCAATAACAACTGGGGCGTGACGGACGCCGCCGCCATCGACGCCATGATCTGGGATCACCATGACGACCCCAACAACCCCTGCACGGTGATCTACCAGCCGTATGTCGGGCAGCCGGTGTCCATTGAGTCCACGACCTGGGGTGGGTTGAAGTCGCTCTGGCGCTGA